ggctcatggcatgGCCCAGCCAAACTGATCGACAAGAGCGGCACGCTGGTGGTCACCATAAATAAACCTGAACAACCTAGTTTCCCCGAAAAACAGCGCATTTGTTTGTTTcccagagaaaagaaaacagcGCATGTTGGGCTGGGCCCGTCGCAGCCCGCTGACCTGTCCACCCACATCCCATCGTCGTCAGTCATGAGGCATCATTGTCAGTGGGCCGGAGGCCCAAAATAACCACCACGTACGTACTCCAGTCACCTACAAATAATAAATGTACGAGACAACAACGACGCATTACCGTACATATACGGCCACAGTCGCTCGGTAGTAACCGCAATGGCGATGTACGTGTGCGCCGTATGCATGCGGAGATACGCTGCGCCGTAGACGGCTGGCCGCGCATGCACGTACGTGGACATCATCTCAACAACATGGTCGTCGCGTTTGACTTCCTTGACGGCACCCACCGCCATGTCGTACTTACGTGTTGACATTCAACATgatttttctcataattttaaaattttcctaacatttattttcttgacaggaaacttagtataggaaaataattagttgtttttctaaattaaataagatTGTActatgtgtgttgcattcatgccaatgcgtcttggtgtttcatgagtgcaaaagaTTTCAAAATGCGCTTAGACAACGATCAGGTTCTTCTAAGATTTTCCAGCTTTTTCTGGATttcattctcatttttctaTAGCTAAATCTGTTTATTAGAGGGCTCTAatttctttttcacaagctccAAATATCTTATTTGGACTCCTTGTGTCCCAGACTATCTCTACGAATTCTCCTGGattttttaggatttttagAGCATTTTTTGTGGTTTAAATGAATTAGCTTTATCTGGATTTTTCTTTACACGGGAAATTActtctgaaaataaaaataaaagaaaacctaaacCTACCCTTTTGGGCCGAGCCTGCACCCACGAGCCCAACCCGTGGCCCAGCTCTCCCATTTGGGCCCAGCGGCTAGGCAACCGCCTCGACgcacgccagcgccgccgcctccttggcATGCGCGCCTATAAAAGTCAAGACCCTGGCCGAGCCCTGCGCCCTCCTGATGCTCGCCTCACCCAACGCCGCCTCGTCGTCCTTGCTCAAGCGCCGCTGTTGCCCGCATCCGCTGGAGCTCGAAGCTGCCGTCGGCCGATTTCACCGCACTTGGGCGTCGCCGAAGCAAGCCAGCGCCTCCACGAGATCCGTGACGTCGAGCCGCACCATCTCCACCGTTCCTCGTTGCTGCTCCACCACCGGTAGAGCTCCGCCGCGAGAAGCTTGAGCTGGCCACCATCGTCCTCATCCGCCGCCAGTATCTGTCGTCTCCGACCGCCTCCAACCCCGGTGAGCACACCTCCGAACTCCCGTCAACCTCCTCTCTCCAATGCGCCACCCGCCTGAGCCTCTCGCTGCCCGGAGCACCAGCAATTTCGCCACCCAGAGCCACCCGTCGGCCATGGGAGCAAACCTCTGAGCTTTTGCATCTAGGCCCCTGAGGAAAGCTGCAACGATTAGATTAGTTTTTGTGTCTTGCAAGTTTCTCGGGAACCCCCTAAACCTCTTGGATCCTTGCAACCGAGACCTAGCCCTatccttttgcagatctaaccctaaGGATTCATCTATTCGCAGTGACTATTCACTGAGTCTAGAGTTTCTTCTCTACTAGCCCTTGAAGTATATGGTTAATCACGAATAGATCCCTAGAACCTTTAGATGAACGTAGATCTCGCGTTTTGTATCCGTTTAATCTTGTTcttgttgcgttagattcatgcTGAAACTACATGTTAGAAGCATGTTTTAATCATGTTATGTGTTTTGAAATTTATttaatattaatatgattaattgCTTATGCACTTGTTTCCTAATTAAAAGATAACTAAGATCTTTACCTCGCTTTTCTTAATTAAATGTCCATATGATTAATACTTAttgaattagttttttaataaaatctaattagagctACACTTCGATTTTTCATAATAATATTCAATTGATTAAtgtttgttcaatttgctttctaaataaaagttacataagttatatctcgagttttcttaattaaattttaatttggttgtatatacatataaatgtgtttttaatttgGTTAGTTCTAAAGTTATGCTCTTAGATGTTCCCACATATGTTAATTTTTCAAAATTAACTGTTCAAAGTGGTATAAgctatacatgaacattgtaaCTAAAATTTGACTAAGCTTTGCTTCATGttttcaaaatataaatataacatGAGTTAATTCTAACCTAGGATATTTATCTGAGGTATCATCTATATTGATTTCTAAATTTAAAATATATGAAGCACATAATTCTTTTCATTTATGAACCTAAATCTTCGATAGTGTATCTTCTCAACCAAAGCTTCATTTTAGTCGGTTCTTGCTGTGTTAATCTTCTAATCGTAAGGTATAGTTTAGCAACGTTGTTTCACCATGTTTCATGTTTTTTGATAATAAATatgatattaattttgattaatacttatttactcatcttttctaattaaaagctaattaggttCATACATCGGTATTCTTTAAGCAAGTGTTAATATGATTAATATCGACATAAATGAGTTCATAATTATAACATGTTTTAGTTTAATGCGACATATAAAATTATCGATCAGATATTATTGCATATAGTTTATTTTTTAAAGTTAAATGTTTAAATGGCATAATTTGTACatgaatatttataaataaaagttggCTAGGTTTTACATCATCTTTTCAGatacaaatataatttgaattAACTCTCACTTAGGgtattttctaaaagtatcctttacatgtgttttctaaataaaaataaatgcaggATATAGCTTTTGTCTTTTCCTTTACAACTAAAGTTTCTCGTGTGTATTCAACGATAGCATTGTTCTTAGTGTTTCACGCGCCTTTGTGATCCTAGAATCAAGCCCTATCCTTtcgtacgctcttttaaagcttttctctttgattggtgtattgttcttagttgtgtttgtttgctttgtatgcttgtgctggtgattgcttcgagtagaaggattaTTGTttgaaagctttgaagattaagagagCAAGAGCTAAAGAGCAGTAAAAAtaacttttctttggagaaaggcaagtgtccttaaccatccttctatctatgcttatttacaaAATACCGTACATAAATtgaaacatggagaaccacctaggaaaacagtgtaaccacaagaactacatggctctagtcttggctaattaattagagactctagtttgaagcaGTCTTGCCGAAAGGTCAAAAGGGCGGCGACAGATGGGGTATAACCTGGCCCTCAGACtaatctgctctatggtagcttcgtagtcttgagagaggtttatgctctgctactgatcCGAAAACCTTAGCATgctacttcttattagggaatctctgtaaaggcctcgtagcgtccccaTGCAATCACACATCAGTACTGTGAtaagtgtcggtgtttagacccggcaacctaccgagggggtacccgaggtagtgttttatgcatggggctcgccgagatcaggaactcgaaggtgaactcgaacacacgatttaaaCAGGTTCAGGCCATTTATGTCatgtaataccttacgtcctgtgtgttggttggattgtattgattgatgttgtttggaggggatcactacctcaccttatattgctaggGGCAGCGTTACAGGTCGATTATTTACGAGAGTACtggtcggattcgactagtcctactctaattgctacgagtagtttcctaatcctcaactagttcttttcctccacgtagactacgtcgtcctgcaccgtagtctccatgtctgacatgtcttggtgtacagccccgtatctaggactggtgggcccatagatgtatggccgacaataAGTacctacttttgcacagcatggttgggtctaaagttcttctgaacttttacgcgacttgtggtgaaagtgtacaacctcgcAGAATGTCTAAAACTGATATATTAGTCGTGCTCATGGTCAaaagcggcctggaccctcacatgattaataaacttgaaggtggacttaaattgttatttatttcttgtggccttgctgagtaccaaccataagtgtactcacccttacttactgctgctcagaagaggaaggtgtgtgaagttttctgaagatgatacTAAGTTCTAGGCGTACACAACCCCCaatcgattgcctgtgaagtttggagtttccgtttccaggattaagctgtacatctctgatagactcgtaagtcattatttatattttttaacgtaatattgttactgttattcactgataacgtcactatatgtatgaaactaaaTCCTAACATACATGTAGATAGCattaattttgttttaaaaccgggtgtgacaagtTCCAAGCCGACGTGGGCGCCCATCAACCTCATTTCGTAGCAAGGCTGAGGCACGAAGACTGAGCTTTGACAATTGACATCCTACTACTCGGGTAGCCTCGCGCGTACCTGTATCTTTCTCGCTCAACATGATGGATAACGCGATGGTAGGGCATCATGGCGCGCGATCACATGTTCCATACATTTACTTGGCAATTGTggattcttctttcttcttttgagAGAGAAGATATGGTATGGTAATTGTAGCTCTGATCCCTGCCAGTagtaaggtcctgtttggtagagcttcagcttctcataaaacggcttcggcttcggcttcggcttcttcggtggagtggcttttttagtgaagctgaagccgttttgcaaaatgtttggtaaaacggcttctcaatggcaatatatgtaattttatgatcacttaatgcttggagagagaggagaagccggtgaagccacttttttcggcttctcatctctagtgtaagccgttttgcggcttctccccggctttggtggtaaagccgttttgaaattgcccctttggtagggcttcaccaaaagccggtggagaagcactttgagaagtcctaccaaacggggcctaaatgtTTGAATAGTTGTGCACTTGTGCTGAAGGATTCAGTGCATGCCTTGTTGGTGGTTATATATCATTTATCACAGCTCTCAGTCTTCGTGCCGACTTGCGGCCAGTGCAACAATATCAGGGGTTGCCTGTTTGGAAAGTCAGAGGAGGAGTGTCCCAGAAAACATTAGTCAGATGGGTCATGGGTGCGTGTACAGGTGGCTCTGGTATGCACGGCGTCGAGTCAACAATCAGCAGGCGGCTCCACTCGGACCGATCAATTTGCCATGTGAATAATGGTTCCGTGCCTTCTTCCGCAAAACCCGTGTTCCTCTGGTCCGGTCCTTTCTCCTACAAACGCTCTCCGATCGTCAAAACCAGCATGAGCCTCATCATGGTCTTTCTTTTCGAAGGATAAAAAGCGGAATGAGATATATCGCTATCGTAGTCTACTTTGGTCTTCTTCACAGGAGCACACTTTGATCGACTGGATGCACGTCCCTTGAAAATTGAAAACGTGGCATTTTTTCGAAAAGAAGAATCAATACAAACGCTAAAGTTAAGATAAGTGGTGTATAACATGTGAGTGCCTAATCTTTTGTCATGCATGTTACGACCAATTCACGTCACTACGTCAGAATTGATTTGTGCTAGCATAGAAAATTTAGCATGCTGGTGGACgtgattggcacccgccagcacaaaactTTCTTAGACTAGATCCATATGTTGATATGCTTATGCCGTGAGCGACATCACCATTTTGGGTGCGTGCTTTTGTTGCCGCTCTAACTGCTCTATCAAGTTGTTGCCGTGCCCCTCTCATCACGCTCCCAAAAGGTCTTCCGGATGGCGTTCCTGGTAACTAGTAACCATCATCACCGCTGTCCGTCCCTACTCTTCGCGGGATTTGATCGCCTAAGCACGCCGGTGATGAAAAATTTCCACATGTCAACTCCATTGAAATGAGCCCTGCTAATTTAAATCCCGTGCAATTAAAGAAGATTTTTTCGAACACATAATTAAAGAACATGGAGCGCGTCAAATTAATGGCATGTAATGTCAACTGCATGCAGTCTAGAAGCTCGTTGGCTACCCTAGCTAGTGCCCTCACGTAGTCACGTGCATGGTTTACCATCCCTCCCCCGGGTCTCGCCTCGATATTTTAATTGTTATCCGACCCGGAGAATTGAAGGAAGGTCAACTCCCCCCGCGCGCTGACTTCCCGAGAGGCACACCTATAAATACACTCGCGTCGCTCGTGTAGTCATGTGCACACCGCCAAAACCCCACGGACCAGGCACACCAAGCAAAGGAGGCAAGAGGGCGACTGGTGTCTGGTGGTCGGTCGGTCAGCCTGACTTCCTGAgcatcgacgacgacgatgagccgtgcggcgagcggcggcggcgggagaggggcggagcggcggtgcCGGTACcggggcgtgcggcggcgggcgtgggggAAGTGGGTGTCGGAGATCCGGGTGCCGGGGACGCGGGAGCGCTTGTGGCTGGGGTCCTACGCCGcccccgaggccgccgccgtcgcgcacgacgccgccgcgtgcctcctccgcggcctcgcgggcgccgccgccgcgggccacCTCAACTTCCCCGAGCGCGCCGCGTGCTACGCCGcccaccgcggcggccgcgcgacGCAGCCGCCCCTGTCGCCGCGCTCCGTGCAGCGCGTGGCATCCGACGCCGGCATGGCCGCCGACGCGCAGCTCGTCGACGCGCGGGCCGctctgccgtcgccgtcgccgcccgtcagGGCCGCCGTTGGCACCACGGCTGGCGCTGCTAGCGTCGGCATTGGCGCCGCGCGAGGTGGCG
This sequence is a window from Setaria italica strain Yugu1 chromosome III, Setaria_italica_v2.0, whole genome shotgun sequence. Protein-coding genes within it:
- the LOC101760516 gene encoding ethylene-responsive transcription factor RAP2-1-like, giving the protein MSRAASGGGGRGAERRCRYRGVRRRAWGKWVSEIRVPGTRERLWLGSYAAPEAAAVAHDAAACLLRGLAGAAAAGHLNFPERAACYAAHRGGRATQPPLSPRSVQRVASDAGMAADAQLVDARAALPSPSPPVRAAVGTTAGAASVGIGAARGGEGATAQGAAYAPAPPYSNCSSGSSSTYWSTPSAGGGSRSSSAGSDQLLVYGDISIDDIEILM